The genomic region ACTTCAGGTGTAGTGACAGGTTCGCGAAATACCAATCGCAATAAGGGAGGAGCGACAAATGTTGTCAGGATGACCATCATGATGATGGCGGCTTGTAGGGCATCGGAAAGGGCGCCACTGGCGGCTCCGACTCCAGCAAAGACCAACCCGACTTCACCTCGGGGAATCATACCAATGCCAATCCCCAAACGCTTGACTTCTGTTTGTCCAAATACGCTATATCCGGCAACGACTTTGCCAATAATGGCGACCACGATTAAAAAGGCCGCGATGATTAGCCCTTCTCGGTTGCTCGGAACCGCAGGATTGAGAACGCCGAGGTTCGTTTTGGCGCCGACGACCACGAAGAAAACCGGGACGAAAACATCGGCGACGGGAACGACTTGTTCTTCCAGTTCTTGTTGTTTCTCAGTTTCTCCCAAGACTAAGCCTGCGGCAAACGCGCCCAAAATGGCTTCTAAGTGAATTGCCGCACCAATATAGGACAGGATAAAGGCAATCACGAGAGCGGAGATTAAGAGCGGACCGCGCGTTTTGAGCTCTTTAACAAAACTGACGTAGTAAGGACTCAAAAATCGTCCTAGGAGAATCACGCCGACGAGAAAGGCTCCGGCGCTGACGATTAAAACGAGAATGTTGGTGACTTCGACTTCACCGGTTTTCACCAAGCTGGCGACGACGGCGAGGACGATAATCCCGAGAATATCGTCGAGAACTGCCGCGCCGATAATGATCTGACCTTCTTTTGAACTGAGTTGTCCGATTTCGGCCAACACTTTTGCGGTAATCCCGATACTGGTCGCCGTAAGGGCGGCGCCTGCAAAAATAGCCGGGATCGTGGCGACGTGGAACAGGGTAATTAAACCGACGGTTCCCGCCGTAAAGGGCGCGACAACCCCGACGACGGCAACTACGGCGGCTTGCGGGCCGTATTTGATCAGTTCTTTGAGTTCCGATTCCAGGCCGATTTCAAACAGCAAAATGATGACGCCAAGTTCGGCAAAGATCGTAATGACTTCACTTTGCGCTTCAAAGGTGGCGATCGCGGCTGCAGGTTCTAAACCTGTGGTCTTTTGCAGCACGCTGATAATCACTGACTCGCTGCCGTCTACTCCACTTTCGGGAAAGATGAGTAGTTTGAAGACGGATACGCCGACGATGACGCCTCCGACCAAGTCCCCGAGGACGGGGGGCAGGTTAATGCGCGTGCAAATTTCACCGCCAATTTTGCTGGCGAGGTAGATGACAACTAAACTCAGCAGAACCCCAGCAACAATGATGGATTCTTCTGGTTTGGCGGCTTCGGCGGTTTCCGCCGCAGCCAGTAAGGGTGCAATGGTTCCCTGACCCGGTAGGTACAAGTTGGGGGAAAGGGAGGTCATAAACGTCAGGAAATCTGCCATTTATTTCGCAGAACTCTTTGAGTGCAATTTACAAGTCTACTTCGATTTTCTTGATAAAATACTAGTATTATCTAGTGTTTTTGTCTTTTCTGTTATAATTATCGCTTTTGTTTAGGATAAGGTATTAACAAATTATTCCAGGGACTCGGGGAGAGCGCCCCGATACCGATCTCGATAAAATTTTTAATTTTAAAGTCTTGACAAATTTACCGATTCCTGCTGCATTTCTCGGTAAAAATGAAGCCCTCGACGGGATAAAATCGAAGCTCGGCAAACGCTGAAAGGAATGGTTTGTAAAGGGTTGGCGGTTGCGAGTCGATCGCATTTTAGCGGAATTTGACGGGGCGATCGATCGCGATCGCCCCTCGATCGCTTCGGTTTTCTTAGTTCAATTTAGGGAGCCTGCCAAATGCGATCGTGGTAGACTTGTTCGTCCGCATACGGATCCGGTGCCGAGCCGTCATGGTGATGGTGTCCGTGATGATGTCCGTGATGATGTCCGTGATGGTGTCCGTGATGGTGTCCGGCTTCGGCAGAACCGGAATTGAGTGCGGCTAAGCGGAATTTACACGCTTCGCAATTCATCTGCACTTGACCGAGTTGGGTTTCGATTTCGCGATCGCGCACCACCTGCAACAGTTGCGGCTGAATCCCCATTTCCGGCAAACAGGTCATCTCGATTTCGGGGAACTGTTGCTGTTGTTGAGCGGTAATCTGAAAAATCTTCTCGACCAAGACCCCGGTAAAGAGGAAATAGGGTAGAACGATAATCCGTTTGGGTTTGTAAAAACGAGCGCGATGGAAACCTTCTTCCAAACGGGGGTGAGTAATCCCAATAAAACAGGTTTCCACGGTTTTGTAACCGCTTCCTTCCCACAGCATCCGTGCCATTTTATACACGTCCCCATTGGCGTCCGGATCGCTCGAACCCCGTCCCACAAAGAGCAAGACCGTTTCGGCGCGATCGATCCGATCGGGATTGTGTTCCGGGCGATCGAGCTGTTCGAGGCGATCGCGCCACAAATCTAAAATCCCCGGGGTAATGCCGAAATGACGCCCGTAGTGGAACTTTAACTCTGGATGACGACTTCTCGCCCGATCTAATTCGTTGGTAATATCGAACTTATTGTGTCGCGCGGCAAATAGCAGGATCGGCAGCACGGAAAATTCTGTATATCCTTGCTCCACACAGCGATCGATCCCTTCTTGAATCGTCGGTCCGGTCAATTCCAGAAAACAGGGAACCACGGGACGCGATCGATCTAAAACTTGATAACTTGAAGCAAAATCGAGAAAGGTTTGTCGTCCCTGTTCGTTGCGAGTTCCATGACCGACCAGTAATAAGGGACGTTGGATCGGCAGTGGCTCCAAGGATAAATCTTCGATAACTTGGGAGTTGGCGTTAAGTGCTGTCAAATCGTTAGTTTCAAGCGTCGGCATGAATTTGGTAACTCCTTTCCCGTGCGAGGCAGGAAATCGAGTGAGCAGGTAACAGACAGGCATTCTGGCTCGCGATCTCGGTCGGGTTCGCTTCCCCGGTCTCCCCGGAGACCCCTCGTGTTGTTTCCCTCGGCGACAAACCCCCCCATCCGGTTCGCTGACAGTTGCCGCACAGCCCCGGAGTTCCACCGGAGTTTCCCCGTACTGCTACCGTTCACGTTTGCCTGGTCATTTTAGCCTATTCCCTGTCTCCCCAGAATCCCGGGGTGGGGGGTGAGGGGCGATCGAAGCGCGATCGCGTTCGACGGCGCCGAGTTCGTTAATCTTTTCTAAAATAAGACTACGCCCGACCTTTTTACCCCCAATGACTATGTCTGTTCTCCAACAGCGCGATCGCGCCTCCGATAAAGAATCTCCTGAAACCGAAGTTAAAGATGTTATAGTTCCTCCGTGCGATCGCTACAGTGACGAACCGCCCTTGGAAACTTACTTACACTTGCAGCAAATGATGCTGCTAATTAAATGTCTCGAATGGTTGTGGCAAGACCGCGATGACTTTTTTGCCACGGGGAATCAAACCATTTATTATTCCGCCAATCAACGCAAATCGGAAGACTTTCGCGGTCCGGATTTCTTCGTCGTTTTAAATACCCGACGCCAACCGCGCAAAAGTTGGACGGTTTGGGAAGAAGACGGCAAATATCCTAATTTAATCGTCGAACTGCTTTCGGCGAGTACCGCTCAAGTAGACCGGGAATTGAAAAAACAAATTTATCAAGATATTTTTCGCACTCCCGATTATTTTTGGTTTGACCCAGATTCTCTGGAGTTCGCCGGATTTCATTTAAGCGATGGCTCTTATCACCCTTTGGAGGCCAACCCTCGCGGTCATTTGTGGAGCGAACAATTACAATTATTTTTAGGTATTGACAATCGCCAGTTGCGCTTTTTCACTCCCGAGGGGGAATTAGTCCCGACGCCGGAAGAAGCGGCGAAATTAGCTCAACAAGAAGTTAACCGGGAACGCCAAGAAAGAGAGCTGGCTCAACAAGAAATCGATCGCCTCAGTCAAAAGTTAAGAGAATTAGGAATAGATCCGAATAGATTATAAACCCGAGGAAGAACCATGCCTGTTACCAAAACATTGGAAAACCAGGGGAAAGATGTTATAGTTCCTCCGTGCGATCGCTACAGTGACGAACCGCCCTTGGAAACTTACTTACACTTGCAGCAAATGATGCTGCTAATTAAATGTCTCGAATGGTTGTGGCAAGACCGCGATGACTTTTTTGCCACGGGGAATCAAACCATTTATTATTCCGCCAATCAACGCAAATCGGAAGACTTTCGCGGTCCGGATTTCTTCGTTGTTTTAAATACCCAACGCCAACCGCGCAAAAGTTGGACGGTTTGGGAAGAAGACGGCAAATATCCTAATTTAATCGTCGAACTGCTTTCGGCGAGTACCGCTCAAGTAGACCGGGAATTGAAAAAACAAATTTATCAAGATATTTTTCGCACTCCCGATTATTTTTGGTTTGACCCAGATTCTCTGGAGTTCGCCGGATTTCATTTAAGCGATGGCTCTTATCAATCTTTGGAGGCCAACCCTCGCGGTCATTTGTGGAGCGAACAATTACAATTATTTTTAGGTATTGACAATCGCCAGTTGCGCTTTTTCACTCCCGAGGGGGAATTAGTCCCGACGCCGGAAGAAGCGGCGAAATTAGCTCAACAAGAAGTTAACCGGGAACGCCAAGAAAGAGAGCTGGCTCAACAAGAAGTTAACCGGGAACGCCAAGAAAGAGAGCTGGCTCAACAAGAAATCAATCGCCTCAGTCAAAAGTTAAGAGAATTAGGAATAGATCCGAATAGATTATAAACCCGAGGAAGAACCATGCCTGTTACCAAAACATTGGAAAACCAGGGGAAAGATGTTATAGTTCCTCCGTGCGATCGCTACAGTGACGAACCGCCCTTGGAAACTTACTTACACTTGCAGCAAATGATGCTGCTAATTAAATGTCTCGAATGGTTGTGGCAAGACCGCGATGACTTTTTTGCCACGGGGAATCAAACCATTTATTATTCCGCCAATCAACGCAAATCGGAAGACTTTCGCGGTCCGGATTTCTTCGTCGTTTTAAATACCCAACGCCAACCGCGCAAAAGTTGGACGGTTTGGGAAGAAGACGGCAAATATCCTAATTTAATCGTCGAACTGCTTTCGGCGAGTACCGCTCAAGTAGACCGGGAATTGAAAAAACAAATTTATCAAGATATTTTTCGCACTCCCGATTATTTTTGGTTTGACCCAGATTCTCTGGAGTTCGCCGGATTTCATTTAAGCGATGGCTCTTATCACCCTTTGGAGGCCAACCCTCGCGGTCATTTGTGGAGCGAACAATTACAATTATTTTTAGGTATTGACAATCGCCAGTTGCGCTTTTTCACTCCCGAGGGGGAATTAGTCCCGACGCCGGAAGAAGCGGCGAAGTCCGGGCAAGAAAAAATCGATCGCCTCAGTGAAAAGTTGCGGGAGTTAGGTGTGGATCCCGACAGTATTTAAACTGAGAAAATCGAATAAACGATGGGCTAATTCCAACTTGCTACAAGGCTCGATTTTTTGTTGTCGTTCCTGGGAGTCGATCGCTACGGCCCAATTCGTATCGCTGCCGAAACCCGCACCACTTTTATCGATCGGATTGGCAACGATCGCGTCAAGTTGTTTGCGGCGTAGTTTATCTAGGGCTGGGGTGACAATATCTCCAGTTTGAGCGGCAAATCCCACTAATGTTTGATGGGGTTGTTTGCGTTTACCTAACTCGGCGACGATATCGGGAACGGGTTCGAGGGCGATCGCCTCGGGAAGCGAACGTTTTGGCAATTTTTCCGGGCTGTAACTGGCGGGTTTGACATCGGCGACGGCGGCGGACATAATTGTGAGATCGGCGGTCTCGAATTCGTCGAGCATCACTTGTTGCATTTGAGCTGCCGTAGTCACGGCGATCGCTCTCACTCCGCCCAAGGTAGTGAGAAGGTGGGGGGCGATCGCCGCACACACTAGCGTTACTTCTGCCCCCCGAGACACCGCAGCTTGAGCGAGGGCGATTCCCATTTTTCCCGTCGCCGGATTGCCAATAAAACGAACCGGATCGAGGTGTTCTCGCGTCCCCCCCGCACTAATTAAAACCCGCTTGCCTTGTAAGTCTCGCCGACCGCCAGTATATAATAGTGAGTCAATCCAACTCAGAAGTTGTGCGGGTTCCGCCATGCGTCCGGAACCGACCCGATCGCACGCCAAGATTCCCGATCCCGGTTCCAAGCCCCAAACGCGCGGATCGCCGAGGATCTCGCGCCAGTTGCGCTGAGTCGTAGGCTGTTCCCACATATCCGTATTCATCGCCGGGGCGAGCAATAACGGACATCTGGACGCTAAAACCGTATTAGTCAGTAAATTGTCCGCCATCCCCGTTGCCAGTTTGGCTAGGGTATTCGCCGTTAGCGGGGCGATCGCGAACAGGTCGGCCCACTCTCCTAGCTCGATATGTAAGGGTCTGCCCCGAGTG from Oxynema aestuarii AP17 harbors:
- a CDS encoding sirohydrochlorin chelatase, producing the protein MPTLETNDLTALNANSQVIEDLSLEPLPIQRPLLLVGHGTRNEQGRQTFLDFASSYQVLDRSRPVVPCFLELTGPTIQEGIDRCVEQGYTEFSVLPILLFAARHNKFDITNELDRARSRHPELKFHYGRHFGITPGILDLWRDRLEQLDRPEHNPDRIDRAETVLLFVGRGSSDPDANGDVYKMARMLWEGSGYKTVETCFIGITHPRLEEGFHRARFYKPKRIIVLPYFLFTGVLVEKIFQITAQQQQQFPEIEMTCLPEMGIQPQLLQVVRDREIETQLGQVQMNCEACKFRLAALNSGSAEAGHHHGHHHGHHHGHHHGHHHHDGSAPDPYADEQVYHDRIWQAP
- a CDS encoding Uma2 family endonuclease, which codes for MPVTKTLENQGKDVIVPPCDRYSDEPPLETYLHLQQMMLLIKCLEWLWQDRDDFFATGNQTIYYSANQRKSEDFRGPDFFVVLNTQRQPRKSWTVWEEDGKYPNLIVELLSASTAQVDRELKKQIYQDIFRTPDYFWFDPDSLEFAGFHLSDGSYQSLEANPRGHLWSEQLQLFLGIDNRQLRFFTPEGELVPTPEEAAKLAQQEVNRERQERELAQQEVNRERQERELAQQEINRLSQKLRELGIDPNRL
- the coaBC gene encoding bifunctional phosphopantothenoylcysteine decarboxylase/phosphopantothenate--cysteine ligase CoaBC, whose product is MSGDRNSVISPPPSSRPGRVLIGITGGIAAYKVCEIVSTLAKSGVEVRSILTSGAREFIAPLTISTLSRHPAYTDADFWSPTRGRPLHIELGEWADLFAIAPLTANTLAKLATGMADNLLTNTVLASRCPLLLAPAMNTDMWEQPTTQRNWREILGDPRVWGLEPGSGILACDRVGSGRMAEPAQLLSWIDSLLYTGGRRDLQGKRVLISAGGTREHLDPVRFIGNPATGKMGIALAQAAVSRGAEVTLVCAAIAPHLLTTLGGVRAIAVTTAAQMQQVMLDEFETADLTIMSAAVADVKPASYSPEKLPKRSLPEAIALEPVPDIVAELGKRKQPHQTLVGFAAQTGDIVTPALDKLRRKQLDAIVANPIDKSGAGFGSDTNWAVAIDSQERQQKIEPCSKLELAHRLFDFLSLNTVGIHT
- a CDS encoding Uma2 family endonuclease; amino-acid sequence: MPVTKTLENQGKDVIVPPCDRYSDEPPLETYLHLQQMMLLIKCLEWLWQDRDDFFATGNQTIYYSANQRKSEDFRGPDFFVVLNTQRQPRKSWTVWEEDGKYPNLIVELLSASTAQVDRELKKQIYQDIFRTPDYFWFDPDSLEFAGFHLSDGSYHPLEANPRGHLWSEQLQLFLGIDNRQLRFFTPEGELVPTPEEAAKSGQEKIDRLSEKLRELGVDPDSI
- a CDS encoding Uma2 family endonuclease, yielding MSVLQQRDRASDKESPETEVKDVIVPPCDRYSDEPPLETYLHLQQMMLLIKCLEWLWQDRDDFFATGNQTIYYSANQRKSEDFRGPDFFVVLNTRRQPRKSWTVWEEDGKYPNLIVELLSASTAQVDRELKKQIYQDIFRTPDYFWFDPDSLEFAGFHLSDGSYHPLEANPRGHLWSEQLQLFLGIDNRQLRFFTPEGELVPTPEEAAKLAQQEVNRERQERELAQQEIDRLSQKLRELGIDPNRL
- a CDS encoding cation:proton antiporter, coding for MADFLTFMTSLSPNLYLPGQGTIAPLLAAAETAEAAKPEESIIVAGVLLSLVVIYLASKIGGEICTRINLPPVLGDLVGGVIVGVSVFKLLIFPESGVDGSESVIISVLQKTTGLEPAAAIATFEAQSEVITIFAELGVIILLFEIGLESELKELIKYGPQAAVVAVVGVVAPFTAGTVGLITLFHVATIPAIFAGAALTATSIGITAKVLAEIGQLSSKEGQIIIGAAVLDDILGIIVLAVVASLVKTGEVEVTNILVLIVSAGAFLVGVILLGRFLSPYYVSFVKELKTRGPLLISALVIAFILSYIGAAIHLEAILGAFAAGLVLGETEKQQELEEQVVPVADVFVPVFFVVVGAKTNLGVLNPAVPSNREGLIIAAFLIVVAIIGKVVAGYSVFGQTEVKRLGIGIGMIPRGEVGLVFAGVGAASGALSDALQAAIIMMVILTTFVAPPLLRLVFREPVTTPEVVGSTKD